The following are encoded in a window of Vibrio azureus genomic DNA:
- a CDS encoding immunoglobulin-like domain-containing protein, translating to MKHKSLYLAVALGLGSFSNVVSASEMVNPDGGVVVGYWHNWCDGTGYQGGNAPCITLDEVDPMYNVVNVSFMKVYDTSEGRIPTFKFNPGVGSSEEEFIAQIEEINAQGRAVLIALGGADAHVELKAGDEEAFAQEIIRVTDKYGFDGLDIDLEQSAITAADNQTVIPAALLLVKEHYQQQGKNFLITMAPEFPYLKKGDKYIPYLTTLEGVYDWINPQFYNQGGDGIWVDGVGWIAQNNDTLKEEFIYYISDSLSNGTRGFHKIPNDKLVFGIPSNIDAAATGYLNNPEDLYRAFDRLKSQGQALRGVMTWSINWDMGTNAAGQAYGEKFIKNYGPFVHGQTPPQPSDGKPVLNGLSDARVRFGSMFDAYAGVTATDKEDGNLTNSIHVEGTVDTNTLGAYVLVYSVKDSDNNETKQSRTVEVYSLVPEFEGVVATKVKLGDAFDPMTGVKAIDAEDGDLTDQIRIQGTVDVNVLGSYTLTYRVTDSSNQTSTVSRTVNVVSGDNEACAAAWDKTAIYLGGDQVSHNGATWQAGWWTKGDEPGTTGEEGVWRKASDESCGPTPAPEFDFEVSGLKNQYTIDNGMVELSVTFVSSESSSVTVAVKDQTNTAVYQQSIAVNGEERVTITLDDIEAGNFTFEATATSENGEEENITQSFKVEEESSNPSQYPDYEAGKSYAAGDIVTGTDGNAYQCKPWPYTGWCANAAYAPGESQFWADAWDKL from the coding sequence ATGAAGCATAAGTCATTATATCTTGCAGTAGCACTAGGCCTAGGTAGTTTCTCAAATGTTGTATCAGCGAGTGAAATGGTGAACCCTGATGGCGGTGTTGTCGTTGGTTACTGGCATAACTGGTGTGACGGCACTGGTTATCAAGGGGGTAATGCTCCATGTATTACGTTGGATGAAGTTGATCCGATGTACAATGTCGTAAACGTCTCTTTTATGAAAGTCTACGATACAAGCGAAGGCCGAATCCCAACATTTAAGTTTAATCCTGGAGTGGGCTCGAGCGAAGAGGAGTTTATTGCTCAGATTGAAGAAATCAATGCTCAAGGTCGCGCAGTATTGATTGCTTTAGGTGGTGCAGATGCACACGTTGAATTAAAAGCCGGTGATGAAGAAGCATTCGCTCAAGAAATCATCCGTGTTACAGATAAATACGGCTTTGATGGTCTTGATATTGACCTTGAGCAATCCGCGATCACTGCAGCCGATAACCAAACTGTGATCCCTGCAGCTTTGCTCCTAGTGAAAGAGCACTACCAGCAGCAGGGTAAAAATTTCCTGATCACTATGGCACCTGAGTTTCCTTACTTAAAGAAAGGTGACAAATATATCCCTTACCTAACGACATTAGAAGGGGTGTATGACTGGATTAACCCACAATTTTATAATCAAGGTGGAGACGGTATCTGGGTTGATGGTGTGGGCTGGATTGCACAAAATAACGATACATTAAAAGAAGAGTTCATTTACTACATCTCTGACTCTCTATCAAATGGTACGCGTGGTTTCCATAAAATACCTAATGACAAACTCGTTTTTGGTATTCCATCAAATATTGATGCAGCGGCCACAGGTTATTTGAACAACCCAGAAGACCTATATCGTGCTTTTGATCGTTTAAAATCACAAGGTCAAGCGTTACGTGGTGTCATGACATGGTCTATTAACTGGGATATGGGTACGAACGCTGCAGGCCAAGCTTACGGTGAAAAATTCATCAAAAACTATGGTCCGTTTGTACATGGTCAAACACCACCTCAACCAAGCGATGGCAAACCTGTTCTAAATGGTTTGTCAGATGCACGCGTTCGATTTGGCTCAATGTTTGATGCTTACGCTGGCGTTACCGCAACCGATAAAGAAGACGGTAATCTGACGAATAGTATCCATGTCGAGGGTACAGTTGACACTAATACTCTTGGCGCTTATGTTTTGGTTTACAGTGTAAAAGACAGCGATAACAACGAGACAAAACAGAGTCGTACCGTTGAGGTTTACAGCTTAGTGCCTGAATTTGAGGGTGTTGTTGCTACTAAAGTAAAGCTTGGTGATGCGTTCGATCCAATGACTGGCGTAAAAGCGATTGATGCAGAAGACGGTGATCTTACTGATCAAATTCGTATCCAAGGGACTGTTGATGTCAACGTGCTAGGTTCATACACATTAACTTACCGAGTAACAGACAGTTCAAATCAAACGTCAACCGTTTCTCGAACAGTGAACGTAGTATCTGGTGATAACGAAGCTTGTGCAGCAGCTTGGGACAAAACTGCGATTTACCTCGGAGGCGATCAAGTTTCTCACAATGGCGCAACGTGGCAAGCTGGCTGGTGGACTAAAGGTGATGAGCCAGGTACAACAGGCGAGGAGGGGGTATGGAGAAAAGCCAGTGATGAAAGCTGTGGCCCAACTCCAGCTCCTGAGTTCGACTTTGAAGTATCTGGCCTTAAAAACCAATACACGATAGATAATGGTATGGTAGAGCTTAGCGTAACATTCGTTAGCTCAGAATCATCATCTGTTACTGTCGCAGTTAAAGACCAAACGAACACGGCTGTTTACCAGCAAAGTATCGCAGTGAATGGCGAAGAGCGCGTAACCATCACTCTGGATGATATCGAAGCCGGTAACTTTACGTTTGAAGCTACTGCGACGTCAGAAAACGGTGAAGAAGAAAACATCACTCAAAGCTTTAAGGTAGAAGAGGAGTCTTCAAATCCGAGTCAGTACCCTGATTATGAAGCAGGTAAAAGCTATGCTGCAGGTGACATTGTAACAGGTACTGATGGTAATGCTTACCAATGTAAACCTTGGCCTTACACAGGTTGGTGTGCAAATGCTGCTTACGCACCAGGTGAGTCACAATTCTGGGCAGATGCTTGGGATAAATTGTAA
- a CDS encoding AAA family ATPase — protein sequence MKPLKLTMQAFGPFAKTETIEFDKLGTNPLFLINGPTGSGKTSILDAICFALYGETTGNERQGMQMRSDMADATLMTKVELEFVLNGKCYRVTRTPEQESPKARGEGMTVRKHTSALYDITDEEQLITSKTTQVKTEIVDIIGLNEVQFRQVMVLPQGKFRELLLASSREREEIFGQLFQTDIYKKIEYALKDKAGAISKAKVDFDNQIRGALQVAAVSSEDELREQAESASVQLESSNAKEQEALAQLNRLKTDLQKAQAIRRDFAKRDQAEVSLNQHLQQEKHIAERKLQLDRAYKANQIEPPFINLQKSKQQVDELTAKVTSLTQTLSSAENIMASKESDCQKAKEQAKQIPALTEQQYQLDSMKSQWAEKIALDKTIAETIETQKTLQDKQIQYVALKNKLMLEAQQGQQELEKARLDVANIATIEAEIQQQQRLLQDLQKRDDIRQSLSSLEALTQSKQDSVAKAQSAYQQHQQLANESELSWHNAQAAILAQRLQIGEMCPVCGSREHPKPAQFTNEEITKEQVQQARQKESMAQAEFNQLNNQLEQHHIAISQYQLQLNKILEELGQHAQAELNNVQQSLQQQFNHKQTLASIDLQQIESHVKTLQQRCEDGEGKIKALNDQVVANESMLTVKQDQRTGVMAKLGDRFSSIEQLDLELNRLSKLLIELQTRLDQAQSQFQQATLQKAQAESQKYAHQDLLKQAVAAYELAQTDWESALHSSMFSGQEQFLASKVPEQEMQSWLEEVETFKQEHIKLAQTLEDLNQSLKETDKPDLVALNAHLDQAQETYTHSREQLDKTRSLFERLEKVRSNIVELHAKNLKLEEEYKIYGTLFDVASGKTGSRISLHRFVLGVLLDDVLIQASQRLSLMSKGRYVLARKTEGFKGIAGRGLDLVVEDSYSAKTRDVATLSGGESFMAALALALGLSDVVQSYSGGIRLDTLFIDEGFGSLDPDSLDLAIQTLVDLQQTGRMIGVISHVAELKEQMRQRIDVEASRLGSKVKIHSALLS from the coding sequence ATGAAACCGCTCAAACTGACCATGCAAGCCTTTGGGCCATTTGCTAAAACAGAAACCATTGAGTTCGATAAATTAGGTACTAATCCATTATTTTTGATCAACGGTCCAACCGGTTCCGGCAAAACATCCATTCTCGATGCGATTTGTTTCGCGTTATATGGTGAAACGACGGGTAATGAGCGCCAAGGCATGCAGATGCGTAGTGATATGGCTGATGCAACTTTAATGACCAAGGTGGAGTTGGAATTTGTGCTGAACGGTAAATGTTACCGAGTGACCCGTACTCCGGAGCAGGAATCTCCCAAAGCACGTGGCGAAGGGATGACCGTACGCAAACATACTTCGGCTCTGTATGACATTACCGATGAAGAGCAGTTGATCACGAGTAAAACGACACAAGTGAAAACTGAAATCGTAGACATTATTGGTTTGAATGAAGTTCAATTTCGTCAAGTGATGGTGCTACCACAGGGTAAATTCCGTGAGTTGTTACTAGCAAGCTCTAGAGAGCGAGAAGAGATCTTCGGTCAACTGTTCCAGACCGACATTTACAAAAAAATAGAATATGCTCTAAAAGATAAAGCCGGGGCGATCAGTAAGGCAAAAGTGGATTTTGATAATCAAATTCGCGGAGCACTTCAAGTGGCAGCGGTATCCTCAGAGGATGAATTACGAGAGCAAGCAGAGAGTGCTTCTGTACAACTTGAATCATCAAACGCAAAAGAACAAGAAGCTTTGGCTCAGCTCAACCGTTTAAAAACAGATTTACAAAAAGCACAAGCAATTCGCCGTGACTTTGCGAAACGTGACCAAGCCGAAGTGTCATTGAATCAGCATCTACAGCAAGAAAAGCATATTGCTGAACGAAAGCTGCAGTTAGACAGAGCCTACAAAGCGAACCAAATTGAACCTCCTTTCATTAACTTACAGAAATCAAAGCAGCAGGTCGATGAACTGACAGCAAAAGTCACGTCTCTTACACAAACGCTGAGCTCGGCAGAAAACATCATGGCCAGTAAGGAATCAGACTGTCAAAAAGCAAAAGAGCAAGCAAAACAAATTCCGGCTTTAACCGAGCAGCAGTACCAATTGGACAGCATGAAAAGTCAGTGGGCAGAAAAAATCGCATTAGACAAAACGATTGCTGAGACCATTGAAACGCAAAAAACGCTACAAGATAAACAGATTCAATATGTTGCGCTAAAAAACAAATTAATGCTGGAAGCGCAACAAGGTCAGCAAGAGCTTGAAAAAGCACGTCTTGATGTTGCAAATATTGCGACGATTGAAGCTGAGATTCAACAACAACAGCGCTTACTGCAAGATTTACAAAAACGAGATGATATACGCCAATCCTTAAGTTCACTAGAGGCATTAACCCAGAGTAAACAAGACAGCGTAGCTAAGGCACAGTCTGCTTATCAACAGCATCAACAATTGGCCAATGAAAGTGAACTCAGTTGGCATAATGCTCAAGCTGCGATTCTTGCGCAGCGATTACAGATCGGTGAAATGTGCCCGGTGTGTGGCAGTAGGGAGCATCCCAAGCCAGCTCAATTTACTAACGAGGAAATCACTAAAGAGCAAGTCCAACAAGCTCGTCAGAAAGAGAGCATGGCGCAAGCTGAGTTCAATCAATTGAATAACCAATTGGAGCAGCACCACATTGCTATTTCTCAGTATCAACTACAACTCAATAAGATACTCGAAGAGTTAGGACAACATGCTCAGGCCGAACTGAACAATGTCCAACAAAGTTTGCAACAACAGTTTAATCACAAGCAGACCTTGGCCTCTATTGATCTTCAACAAATAGAAAGTCATGTAAAGACATTGCAGCAACGTTGTGAAGATGGCGAAGGTAAAATTAAGGCACTTAACGATCAAGTGGTAGCCAATGAATCCATGCTCACCGTTAAACAAGATCAGCGCACTGGTGTGATGGCAAAACTGGGGGATAGGTTTTCATCTATTGAACAACTCGATCTGGAATTGAACCGATTGAGTAAGCTGCTGATTGAATTACAGACGCGACTAGACCAGGCGCAATCCCAGTTTCAGCAGGCGACACTTCAAAAAGCACAAGCAGAGAGTCAGAAATACGCACATCAAGACCTACTCAAACAGGCCGTCGCGGCTTATGAATTAGCGCAGACAGATTGGGAAAGTGCTTTACATAGCAGTATGTTCTCAGGTCAAGAGCAATTTTTAGCCAGTAAAGTACCTGAGCAAGAGATGCAGTCTTGGCTCGAAGAAGTCGAAACCTTTAAACAAGAACACATCAAACTAGCGCAAACACTGGAAGATTTAAATCAATCGCTTAAAGAGACAGACAAGCCTGACTTAGTCGCTCTGAATGCGCATTTAGATCAAGCTCAAGAAACTTACACTCACTCAAGGGAGCAGTTGGATAAGACGCGTTCACTGTTTGAGCGTTTAGAAAAAGTGCGCAGTAATATTGTTGAACTGCATGCGAAGAATCTCAAGCTTGAGGAAGAGTATAAAATATATGGCACTCTGTTTGATGTCGCCAGTGGTAAAACCGGGAGCCGAATCAGTTTGCACCGTTTTGTTTTAGGCGTTCTATTAGATGATGTTCTTATCCAAGCGTCGCAGCGGTTGAGTTTGATGAGCAAAGGTCGCTATGTTTTAGCCCGAAAAACAGAAGGATTTAAAGGTATTGCTGGGCGAGGGTTAGACTTAGTGGTTGAAGATAGCTACAGCGCAAAAACGCGGGATGTTGCGACCTTGTCAGGTGGGGAGTCATTCATGGCGGCTTTAGCATTAGCGCTGGGCTTATCAGATGTGGTGCAATCTTACAGCGGTGGCATTCGTTTAGACACGCTCTTTATCGATGAAGGGTTTGGTAGCCTAGACCCCGATTCGCTTGACCTTGCTATTCAGACTTTAGTCGATTTACAACAGACAGGTCGAATGATTGGTGTGATCTCCCATGTTGCTGAGCTTAAAGAGCAGATGCGTCAAAGGATAGATGTTGAAGCGTCAAGGTTGGGCTCTAAAGTTAAAATACACTCTGCTTTGCTCAGTTAG
- a CDS encoding exonuclease SbcCD subunit D, giving the protein MKFIHTSDWHLGRQFHNVSLLDDQKAVLEQFIDYIAANPVDAVIVAGDIFDRSVPPTSAIELLNHTVKKICGELNTPMIMIPGNHDGAERLGFGAEQMSKAGLHIVSNFDDMLTPVVINTPSAGDVAFYGLPYNDPEHVRFTFKQAISTHDEAHQFLANHIKQKFQPSQRNVLISHCFVDGAIESDSERPLSIGGADRVSHAHFEGFDYVALGHLHQPQKKGEEYIRYSGSLMKYSFGEQKHKKGFTLVELDHHGFVCAEHIELTAPHEMRIIEGDLNQVLELGKTDPKNHDYLLVRLMDKHAILNPMDKLRAVYPNVLHLEKPGMLIGVNQTLSQAKLARSEMDMFRDFFSEAQETDLSQDQEAAISQIINQLSHHRSNNNKGSL; this is encoded by the coding sequence ATGAAGTTTATCCATACGTCAGACTGGCACCTTGGTCGACAGTTTCACAATGTCTCTTTGCTCGATGACCAAAAAGCTGTACTTGAACAATTTATTGATTACATAGCGGCAAACCCTGTTGATGCCGTGATTGTAGCGGGGGACATCTTCGATCGTTCGGTGCCGCCGACATCCGCGATAGAACTACTGAATCATACGGTTAAGAAGATTTGTGGTGAGCTCAACACACCGATGATTATGATTCCCGGTAACCATGATGGTGCCGAGCGCCTAGGCTTTGGCGCAGAACAAATGAGTAAGGCAGGTTTGCATATTGTCAGTAACTTCGATGATATGCTGACTCCTGTTGTGATCAATACTCCATCGGCAGGAGATGTGGCGTTTTATGGCTTGCCTTACAATGATCCAGAACACGTTCGTTTTACTTTTAAACAGGCAATCTCGACGCACGATGAAGCTCATCAGTTTTTAGCGAATCATATTAAGCAGAAGTTTCAACCTAGCCAGCGCAATGTATTGATCAGTCACTGCTTTGTTGATGGAGCGATCGAGTCTGACTCAGAACGGCCACTTTCAATCGGGGGGGCTGATCGAGTGAGTCATGCGCATTTTGAGGGGTTTGATTACGTTGCTTTGGGCCACCTTCATCAACCACAAAAAAAAGGTGAGGAGTATATTCGTTATTCTGGCTCACTGATGAAATACAGTTTTGGGGAGCAAAAGCACAAGAAAGGCTTTACCTTGGTTGAGTTAGATCATCATGGCTTTGTCTGTGCAGAACATATTGAGCTCACCGCTCCTCATGAAATGAGAATCATCGAAGGTGATTTGAATCAGGTCTTAGAGCTGGGGAAAACCGACCCTAAAAATCATGACTATTTACTGGTTCGGTTGATGGATAAACATGCGATTTTAAATCCAATGGATAAATTACGAGCCGTATATCCGAATGTCTTACACCTTGAGAAACCGGGTATGCTTATCGGAGTCAATCAAACCCTTTCACAAGCTAAACTGGCACGAAGTGAAATGGACATGTTTCGTGACTTCTTTTCTGAAGCTCAAGAAACCGATCTTTCCCAAGATCAAGAAGCAGCGATCAGTCAAATTATCAATCAGCTTTCTCATCATCGCTCAAATAATAACAAAGGTAGCTTATGA
- a CDS encoding ricin-type beta-trefoil lectin domain protein, which produces MNNKTQLARAIGTFILSLSALSHAFAAETSLDNTKSAMNSQIRFLFTADPQFNTKEGYTNHQTQDRLAGMFAELQYSQVTPNPIFGLLVGGDMTQNAHDTSIVGWEFRFWKDVVNYYGLKGKAYETIGNHDETTLGAAAPGDIVKYIDRERDHRRLSYRRKGAMYSWDVDDTHFVALGTGVFSSDNPTRFGDVKNYNQLDFLQSDLDVNVGNSDKKVVLMFHMPANNGDWNAADRTRFINLIQQYNVVLILAGHTHSWGGQQYITLPNGRKIPQVIAPTTRYDLRPDMAQYTDIKLRKGSPWLQVELKHNEGEQHFRGDIELDLRTDANWYPDASPVKAPKYKDKQGNFGGYRYSYKDVHYYNLKNDQSGRCISYHESTPGPGSMLVQTTCHKEDPRQNWFWSSQTQMIHNKLNWNYCWSNSERYAGGSIVLAECDTNNPNMRWEYTKYDRTHDWLRYIKPAGFSGLMVDAYRDTDEVKVYPAHGGDNQLWSADHQRYPANQFSLSTPIPMHNDQVISLK; this is translated from the coding sequence ATGAATAATAAAACTCAATTAGCACGTGCCATAGGTACTTTCATCCTCTCTTTGAGCGCATTAAGCCATGCTTTTGCTGCTGAAACATCCTTAGATAACACGAAAAGTGCAATGAATTCCCAGATAAGGTTTCTGTTTACAGCAGACCCTCAATTTAATACTAAAGAAGGCTATACCAATCATCAAACACAAGATCGGTTAGCGGGTATGTTTGCAGAGCTTCAATACAGTCAAGTAACGCCCAATCCAATTTTTGGGCTACTCGTCGGTGGCGACATGACACAGAACGCTCATGATACCAGTATCGTTGGTTGGGAGTTTCGTTTCTGGAAAGATGTTGTTAACTATTATGGTTTAAAAGGTAAGGCCTATGAAACGATCGGCAACCATGACGAGACAACATTAGGTGCCGCTGCTCCTGGAGATATCGTAAAGTATATTGATCGAGAACGTGATCATCGACGTTTAAGCTATCGCAGAAAAGGAGCCATGTACTCATGGGATGTCGACGATACTCACTTTGTTGCTTTGGGTACGGGAGTCTTTTCTTCGGACAACCCGACAAGGTTTGGTGATGTAAAGAACTACAACCAGTTGGACTTCTTGCAGTCCGACCTAGACGTCAATGTCGGAAACAGTGATAAAAAAGTGGTCTTAATGTTTCACATGCCAGCCAATAACGGCGACTGGAATGCTGCTGATAGAACTCGTTTTATCAATTTAATCCAGCAATATAATGTTGTGTTAATCCTTGCAGGTCACACTCACTCTTGGGGGGGGCAACAATACATCACCTTACCCAATGGCCGTAAAATACCACAGGTAATTGCACCAACAACGAGATATGACCTGAGGCCTGATATGGCACAATATACGGATATAAAGCTCCGTAAAGGCTCTCCTTGGCTGCAAGTAGAATTAAAGCATAATGAAGGAGAGCAACACTTTAGGGGTGATATAGAACTTGATTTAAGAACCGATGCAAATTGGTATCCAGATGCTTCACCAGTAAAAGCGCCCAAATATAAAGACAAGCAAGGCAACTTCGGTGGCTATCGATACTCCTACAAAGATGTTCATTATTATAACCTAAAAAATGATCAGAGTGGTCGTTGTATTAGTTATCATGAGTCGACACCGGGGCCTGGAAGTATGCTTGTTCAAACCACTTGCCACAAAGAAGATCCAAGACAAAACTGGTTCTGGTCATCTCAAACACAGATGATTCATAACAAATTGAATTGGAACTATTGTTGGTCAAACTCTGAGCGATATGCAGGAGGTTCCATTGTGTTAGCTGAATGTGATACGAATAACCCAAATATGCGTTGGGAATACACCAAATACGATAGAACACATGACTGGTTAAGATACATTAAACCTGCTGGTTTTTCCGGCTTAATGGTCGATGCTTATCGAGATACTGATGAAGTCAAAGTTTATCCTGCTCATGGTGGTGATAATCAGTTGTGGAGCGCAGATCACCAGCGTTACCCAGCAAACCAGTTTTCTCTGAGCACGCCAATCCCTATGCACAATGATCAAGTCATTTCACTAAAATAG
- a CDS encoding YceI family protein gives MKNIITPISLAYLLFAGHTLADNSYALNPEFSSVNFATIKKQYIIEPATLNTLEGSIDKEGKFELKIELKGIDTGVPIRNTRLQEIFFETVKFPQATVTGKVSLKALSGGPNKMIIPANITLFGHTKTLDFPVVILKTKELMMISSTQPIIINASDFGIPNENLDKLSSTVGNIAISGTVPLSLVLTFVAQ, from the coding sequence ATGAAAAACATCATCACTCCGATCAGTTTGGCTTATCTGTTGTTTGCTGGACATACATTGGCTGATAATAGCTATGCTCTAAACCCAGAGTTTTCATCTGTGAATTTCGCAACAATTAAAAAGCAGTATATTATTGAACCTGCAACACTGAATACCCTCGAGGGCTCGATCGACAAAGAGGGAAAGTTCGAGCTCAAAATAGAGTTAAAAGGTATTGATACGGGCGTACCTATTAGAAATACTCGCTTGCAGGAGATCTTTTTCGAAACGGTGAAGTTTCCACAAGCAACTGTGACTGGAAAAGTATCATTGAAAGCGCTATCCGGTGGCCCTAATAAAATGATCATTCCAGCTAACATCACCCTATTTGGTCATACTAAAACTCTAGATTTTCCTGTTGTGATATTAAAAACAAAGGAATTAATGATGATAAGCTCAACTCAACCTATTATTATCAATGCCAGTGATTTTGGGATCCCTAATGAAAATTTAGATAAGCTTTCTTCAACTGTGGGTAACATCGCGATTTCAGGAACAGTACCTCTTTCATTAGTTTTAACATTTGTCGCCCAGTAA
- a CDS encoding cytochrome b translates to MSQANLAKSSELKTNNSKFAVRSYDSFSKWMHWTMAIIIIYATLAGYSMLLVMDKPKLFHTLSIINMSVATVAAVLLLFRWVWSFFRVEPELPDTIPTVQKKIAKLAHSVIYLIMLVVFVSGFLMLTHSYELFGLFTIPNPISNPEINQFFFMVHRVSCALLAGLIVLHIFAALKHHFVNKNNVLKSMVS, encoded by the coding sequence ATGTCACAAGCTAATTTAGCAAAATCCTCAGAATTAAAAACTAACAATTCTAAATTTGCAGTAAGGTCGTATGATTCATTCAGTAAGTGGATGCATTGGACGATGGCTATTATTATCATTTACGCCACTTTGGCTGGCTATAGTATGTTACTGGTAATGGATAAGCCTAAGTTATTTCATACGTTATCGATAATAAATATGTCTGTAGCAACAGTTGCTGCTGTTTTACTTTTATTCCGCTGGGTATGGTCTTTTTTTCGGGTTGAACCAGAATTACCAGATACGATTCCAACTGTGCAAAAAAAAATAGCGAAACTTGCACACAGTGTTATTTACCTAATCATGTTGGTTGTTTTTGTTAGTGGATTTCTAATGCTTACACATAGCTATGAGTTGTTTGGTTTATTCACTATTCCTAACCCAATATCTAATCCAGAGATTAATCAGTTTTTCTTTATGGTGCACCGTGTTTCTTGTGCTCTATTGGCTGGATTGATTGTATTACATATTTTCGCAGCCTTAAAACATCATTTTGTCAATAAGAACAATGTTTTAAAAAGCATGGTTTCTTAA